The following are encoded in a window of Pseudomonas graminis genomic DNA:
- a CDS encoding D-cysteine desulfhydrase has translation MIKQQLARFNRLELLGGPTPFEKLERLSTWAGRDVYVKRDDITPLAMGGNKLRKLEYLAADALAQGCDTLITAGAIQSNHVRQTAALAARLGLGCVALLENPIATDDSNYLGNGNRLLLDLFDTKVELVENLDNADEQLQALASRLRLSGKKPYLVPIGGSNALGALGYVRAGFELAEQIKQSGLSFAAVVLASGSAGTHSGLALALAEELPELPVIGVTVSRPEETQAPKVQRLAEQTVELLGESLPAAFKVQLWDEYFGPRYGEPNAGTLAAIRLVASHEGLLLDPVYTGKAMAGLLDGVGRQRFEDGPVVFLHTGGAPALFAYQDVFAAR, from the coding sequence ATGATCAAACAACAGCTCGCCCGTTTTAATCGTCTGGAATTGCTCGGCGGTCCCACGCCCTTCGAAAAGCTGGAACGCCTTTCGACCTGGGCCGGCCGCGACGTCTACGTGAAACGCGACGACATTACGCCGCTGGCCATGGGCGGCAACAAGCTGCGCAAGCTCGAATACCTCGCGGCCGATGCCCTGGCGCAAGGGTGCGACACGCTAATCACCGCGGGCGCCATTCAGTCCAATCATGTGCGCCAGACGGCCGCCCTCGCCGCCCGCCTCGGCCTGGGCTGTGTGGCGCTGCTGGAAAACCCGATTGCAACCGACGACAGCAATTACCTGGGCAACGGCAATCGCCTGTTGCTGGATTTGTTTGATACCAAGGTCGAGCTGGTCGAGAACCTCGACAACGCCGATGAGCAACTACAAGCCCTGGCCAGCCGGTTGCGTCTCAGCGGCAAGAAGCCCTACCTGGTGCCGATCGGCGGTTCGAATGCCCTCGGCGCATTGGGTTATGTGCGCGCAGGTTTTGAACTGGCCGAGCAGATCAAGCAAAGCGGCCTCTCATTTGCAGCCGTCGTGCTCGCGTCTGGCAGTGCCGGCACCCACAGCGGCCTGGCATTGGCCCTTGCCGAGGAGCTGCCCGAGTTACCGGTGATTGGCGTGACCGTGTCGCGCCCGGAAGAAACCCAGGCGCCCAAAGTTCAGCGCCTGGCCGAGCAAACCGTGGAGCTGCTGGGCGAATCACTGCCCGCCGCATTCAAGGTGCAGCTGTGGGACGAGTACTTTGGCCCACGGTATGGCGAGCCGAATGCCGGCACGCTTGCGGCGATTCGGCTGGTGGCCAGTCATGAAGGGCTGCTGCTGGACCCGGTGTACACCGGCAAAGCCATGGCCGGGCTGCTCGACGGCGTTGGCCGGCAGCGTTTCGAAGACGGGCCTGTCGTCTTTCTCCACACCGGAGGCGCGCCTGCCTTGTTTGCGTATCAAGACGTCTTCGCGGCGAGATAG
- the betT gene encoding choline transporter BetT, which yields MNGPVFYFAASFILIFGLVVIGFPEASGAWLLAAQNWAANTVGWYYMLAMTLYLLFVVVTALSGYGKIKLGADHDEPEFSYLSWAGMLFAAGISITLFFFCVSEPLTHMLQPPQGEGGTTQSARQAMQLLFLHWGLHGWGVFAFVGMALAYFAYRHNLPLALRSALYPLIGKRINGPIGYAVDGFGIIATIFGLGADMGFGVLHLNSGLDYLFNVPHTQWIQVGLITLMMGAAILVAIAGVDKGVRVMSDINMLLACALLLFVLFAGPTQHLLNTLVQNIGDYLGALPVKSFDVYAYDGPSDWLGGWTVFYWAWWIAWSPFVGLFIARISRGRTIREFVCGVLLIPLGFTLAWMSIFGNSAIDLVLNHGMAALGQSAIEDPSMTLYLMLQTYPWSRTVIAVTVFISFVFFVTSADSGTVVLSTLSAKGGSPDEDGPKWLRVFWGVMTALITSGLLFSGSIDALKSAVVLTSLPFSLILLLMMWGLHKAFYMESQRQIAQLYSLAPVSGSRRGGWRQRLTQAVAFPSRDEVYRFLDQTVRPAIEEVTAVFVEKGLTVVTQPDPANDTVGLEIGHGEERPFVYQVTMRGYFTPSFARGGMGSKQLNNRRYYRAEVHLSEGSQDYDLVGYTKEQVINDILDQYERHMQFLHLVR from the coding sequence ATGAACGGCCCCGTTTTCTACTTCGCCGCCAGCTTTATCCTGATCTTCGGACTGGTCGTGATCGGCTTCCCGGAAGCCTCGGGCGCCTGGTTGCTCGCCGCACAGAACTGGGCCGCCAACACCGTTGGCTGGTACTACATGCTGGCCATGACCTTGTACCTGCTGTTCGTTGTGGTCACTGCGCTGTCCGGCTACGGCAAGATCAAGCTTGGCGCTGACCACGATGAACCCGAGTTCAGCTACCTGTCCTGGGCAGGCATGCTGTTCGCCGCCGGGATCAGTATCACGCTGTTCTTCTTCTGCGTGTCCGAGCCGCTGACCCATATGCTGCAGCCGCCCCAGGGTGAGGGCGGGACCACCCAATCGGCACGTCAGGCCATGCAGCTGCTGTTTCTGCATTGGGGCCTGCACGGTTGGGGCGTGTTCGCCTTCGTCGGCATGGCGCTGGCCTACTTCGCCTATCGCCACAACTTGCCGCTGGCATTGCGTTCAGCGCTGTACCCGCTGATCGGCAAGCGCATCAACGGCCCGATCGGCTACGCCGTCGACGGCTTCGGCATCATCGCCACCATCTTCGGCCTCGGCGCCGACATGGGCTTTGGCGTACTGCACCTCAATTCCGGGCTGGACTACCTGTTCAACGTGCCGCACACCCAGTGGATTCAGGTCGGTTTGATCACCCTGATGATGGGCGCAGCCATCCTGGTGGCTATTGCGGGCGTCGACAAGGGCGTGCGGGTCATGTCCGACATCAACATGCTGCTGGCCTGTGCGCTGCTGCTGTTCGTGTTGTTTGCCGGACCCACGCAGCACCTGCTCAATACCCTGGTGCAGAACATCGGCGATTATCTCGGCGCGTTGCCGGTCAAGAGCTTCGACGTGTATGCGTACGATGGCCCAAGTGACTGGCTGGGCGGCTGGACCGTGTTCTATTGGGCGTGGTGGATTGCATGGTCGCCGTTCGTGGGTCTGTTCATCGCGCGCATCTCCCGTGGCCGCACCATTCGTGAATTCGTTTGCGGCGTGCTGCTGATCCCGCTGGGCTTCACCCTGGCGTGGATGTCGATTTTCGGTAACAGCGCAATCGACCTGGTGCTGAACCACGGCATGGCTGCGTTGGGCCAGTCGGCCATCGAAGATCCTTCGATGACGCTGTATCTCATGCTGCAGACGTACCCATGGAGCCGGACGGTCATTGCCGTGACGGTGTTCATCAGCTTCGTGTTCTTCGTGACGTCGGCCGACTCCGGCACCGTGGTGCTGTCGACGCTGTCTGCCAAAGGCGGCAGCCCGGACGAAGACGGCCCGAAATGGCTGCGTGTGTTCTGGGGCGTGATGACTGCTTTGATCACCAGCGGCTTGCTGTTCTCGGGCAGCATCGATGCGCTGAAGTCTGCGGTGGTGCTGACCTCACTGCCGTTCTCGCTGATTCTGCTGCTGATGATGTGGGGGCTGCACAAAGCGTTCTACATGGAGTCCCAGCGCCAGATCGCTCAGCTGTACTCACTGGCACCGGTCTCCGGATCCCGGCGTGGCGGCTGGCGTCAGCGTCTGACCCAGGCCGTGGCGTTCCCGTCCCGTGATGAGGTTTACCGCTTCCTCGACCAGACCGTGCGCCCGGCGATTGAAGAAGTGACGGCAGTGTTTGTCGAGAAAGGACTGACCGTCGTGACTCAGCCGGATCCGGCCAATGACACAGTGGGCCTGGAAATCGGCCACGGTGAAGAGCGTCCGTTCGTGTACCAAGTGACCATGCGTGGCTATTTCACGCCGTCCTTCGCACGCGGCGGCATGGGCTCCAAACAGCTCAACAACCGCCGGTATTACCGCGCTGAAGTTCACTTGAGCGAGGGCAGTCAGGACTACGACCTGGTGGGCTATACCAAGGAACAGGTCATCAACGACATCCTCGACCAGTACGAGCGCCATATGCAGTTCCTGCACCTGGTGCGTTGA
- a CDS encoding DUF4124 domain-containing protein — MSADLKHFCRLAIALCLLLGVSQSVLAQVYTYIDADGNRVFTDQPHRNAKKVEIAPTNRVDQPTKAPSRASKAKPAASPIFHYQLLRILAPEPDSTIRDIEGNLNVTVSNDPELQPDHLYRLLLDSNPYGEPTRSPVFPLKNIDRGTHQLSVEIIDQYGRVLERTPNQPFHLVRISLAQKRLAQPCKTDDYGVRPECPIKNKPEEKSSFFPFFR, encoded by the coding sequence ATGTCGGCCGACCTTAAACACTTCTGTCGACTGGCCATTGCCCTCTGCCTGCTGCTCGGCGTGAGTCAGTCCGTCCTCGCCCAGGTGTATACCTACATCGATGCGGACGGGAATCGGGTCTTCACCGATCAACCTCACCGCAATGCGAAGAAGGTCGAGATAGCGCCGACCAACCGTGTCGATCAGCCTACGAAGGCGCCCAGTCGGGCATCCAAAGCGAAGCCAGCGGCGAGTCCGATCTTTCATTATCAGTTGCTGCGCATACTGGCGCCGGAACCCGACAGCACGATCCGCGATATTGAAGGCAATCTGAACGTCACCGTCAGCAATGATCCCGAGTTGCAGCCGGATCACTTGTACAGGTTACTGCTCGACAGCAACCCCTACGGCGAGCCGACGCGCAGCCCGGTTTTTCCGCTGAAGAACATTGACCGCGGCACTCACCAGCTTTCCGTAGAGATCATCGATCAATACGGGCGAGTGCTGGAGCGAACCCCCAATCAGCCCTTCCATCTGGTCCGCATCTCTCTGGCTCAGAAACGACTCGCGCAGCCCTGCAAAACCGATGATTACGGCGTGCGCCCCGAATGCCCCATCAAGAACAAACCGGAAGAAAAATCGAGCTTCTTTCCCTTTTTCCGCTAA
- a CDS encoding SDR family oxidoreductase encodes MTQSTPHITRPVAIVTGASRGIGAEIARRLSHDGFAVVVNYASSAAEANALVGQLNADGGQAIAIKADVAKADEVRALFEQTETHLGKVDVLVNNAGVMKALPLAETSDEQFDQAFNINTRGTFNTLREAGARMNGGGRIINFSTTALALNLPGYAIYNATKAAVEAFTHVFAKELRGRNITVNAVAPGPVATELFLHGKSEEQIQHFASMPPLQRLGQPEDIASVVSFLAGPDSGWVNGQVLRANGGLA; translated from the coding sequence ATGACGCAGTCCACCCCACACATCACCCGCCCTGTCGCCATCGTCACCGGCGCCTCCCGTGGTATCGGCGCTGAAATCGCCCGGCGCTTGAGCCACGACGGTTTCGCGGTGGTCGTGAACTACGCCAGCAGCGCGGCAGAGGCCAACGCCCTGGTTGGGCAGCTCAATGCCGATGGCGGCCAGGCCATCGCGATCAAAGCCGACGTTGCCAAGGCTGACGAGGTCCGCGCGTTGTTCGAGCAAACGGAGACACACTTGGGCAAGGTGGATGTGTTGGTTAATAACGCAGGCGTTATGAAGGCGTTGCCGCTGGCAGAGACCAGCGATGAGCAGTTCGATCAGGCGTTCAACATCAACACCCGAGGCACCTTCAACACCTTGCGCGAAGCCGGCGCGCGGATGAACGGCGGCGGCCGCATCATTAACTTCTCCACCACTGCACTGGCGCTGAACCTGCCGGGTTACGCGATCTATAACGCGACCAAAGCAGCCGTCGAGGCCTTCACCCATGTGTTTGCCAAAGAGCTGCGCGGGCGGAATATCACCGTGAACGCAGTCGCGCCGGGTCCGGTAGCCACCGAACTGTTCCTGCACGGCAAGAGCGAGGAGCAAATTCAGCACTTCGCCAGCATGCCGCCGTTGCAACGCCTGGGGCAGCCGGAAGATATCGCCAGCGTCGTGTCGTTTCTTGCCGGCCCGGATTCAGGCTGGGTGAATGGGCAGGTGCTGCGGGCCAATGGTGGCTTGGCGTAA
- the glnL gene encoding nitrogen regulation protein NR(II): MTISDALHRLLLDNLTTATILLNSDLRLEYMNPAAEMLLAISGQRSHGQFISELFTESAEALSSLRQAVEQAHPFTKREAMLTALTGQTLTVDYAVTPILSQAETMLLLEVHPRDRLLRITKEEAQLSKQETTKMLVRGLAHEIKNPLGGIRGAAQLLARELPEESLKDYTNVIIEEADRLRNLVDRMLGSNKLPMLAMTNVHEVLERVCSLVEAESQGCITIVRDYDPSIPDVLIDREQMIQAVLNIVRNAMQAISSQNELRLGRISLRTRAMRQFTIGHVRHRLVSKIEIIDNGPGIPPELQETIFYPMVSGRPDGTGLGLAITQNIISQHQGLIECDSHPGHTTFSIFLPLEQGAAST; encoded by the coding sequence ATGACTATCAGCGATGCGTTGCATCGGTTGTTACTCGACAACCTGACCACTGCCACGATTCTGCTCAACTCGGACCTGCGTCTGGAGTACATGAACCCTGCCGCTGAGATGCTGCTGGCCATCAGCGGTCAGCGCAGCCACGGACAATTCATCAGCGAACTGTTCACCGAATCTGCAGAAGCGCTCAGTTCGCTTCGTCAGGCAGTGGAACAGGCGCACCCGTTTACGAAACGTGAAGCGATGCTGACCGCGCTGACCGGCCAGACGCTGACGGTCGATTACGCCGTCACGCCGATTCTTTCCCAGGCCGAGACCATGCTGCTGCTGGAAGTCCATCCCCGTGATCGCTTGCTGCGGATCACCAAGGAAGAGGCTCAGCTGTCCAAGCAGGAAACCACCAAGATGCTGGTGCGTGGCCTGGCCCATGAAATCAAGAACCCCCTCGGCGGGATTCGCGGGGCCGCGCAGTTGCTGGCACGTGAACTGCCGGAAGAGAGCCTCAAGGACTACACCAACGTCATCATCGAAGAAGCCGACCGTCTGCGTAATCTGGTCGACCGCATGCTGGGCTCGAACAAGCTGCCGATGCTGGCGATGACCAACGTGCATGAAGTGCTCGAACGCGTGTGCAGCCTGGTAGAAGCCGAGAGCCAGGGATGCATCACCATCGTGCGCGACTATGATCCAAGCATTCCGGATGTGCTGATCGACCGCGAGCAGATGATTCAGGCGGTGCTCAACATTGTTCGCAACGCCATGCAGGCCATCAGCAGCCAGAACGAGCTGCGCCTGGGCCGCATCAGCCTGCGCACGCGCGCCATGCGCCAGTTCACCATCGGCCACGTGCGCCATCGTCTGGTCAGCAAGATCGAAATCATCGACAACGGCCCCGGCATTCCGCCGGAGCTGCAAGAAACCATTTTTTATCCCATGGTCAGTGGCCGCCCGGATGGCACCGGGCTGGGCCTTGCCATTACCCAGAACATCATCAGTCAGCACCAGGGGCTGATCGAGTGTGATAGCCACCCTGGCCATACAACATTCTCGATCTTCCTGCCGCTGGAACAAGGAGCAGCGTCGACATGA
- the mgrA gene encoding L-glyceraldehyde 3-phosphate reductase yields the protein MTYIAAENRYERIPYRRVGRSGLVLPALSMGLWHNFGDSTPIDTQRAMLRTAFDLGINHFDLANNYGPPYGSAEINFGRLLKEDFKQYRDELIISSKAGWDMWPGPYGQGGGSRKYVLASLDQSLQRMGLDYVDIFYSHRFDPDTPLEETASALATAVQQGKALYIGISSYSGAKTREIAGLLKEWKVPLLIHQPAYNLLNRWVEKDLLDTTEELGSGVIAFTALAQGLLSDKYLNGIPKDARVNRPGGGSLQAGHLSEQNIEHVRALNEIAKRRGQSLAQMALAWTLRDPRVTSALIGASRPEQIVENVGALDNLEFSQEELAEIDRFAVEGGINLWEKPSSAE from the coding sequence ATGACTTACATCGCCGCCGAGAACCGTTATGAACGCATTCCCTATCGTCGCGTAGGCCGCAGTGGCCTGGTGCTGCCAGCGCTCTCCATGGGTCTGTGGCACAACTTCGGTGACAGCACCCCGATCGACACCCAGCGTGCGATGCTGCGCACGGCCTTCGATCTGGGTATCAATCACTTCGACCTCGCCAACAACTATGGCCCGCCCTACGGCAGTGCCGAAATCAACTTTGGTCGCCTGCTCAAGGAAGACTTCAAGCAGTACCGCGACGAGCTGATCATTTCCAGCAAAGCAGGCTGGGACATGTGGCCGGGGCCTTACGGTCAGGGCGGCGGGTCACGCAAGTACGTGCTCGCCAGCCTCGACCAAAGCCTGCAGCGCATGGGACTGGACTACGTCGATATTTTCTATTCCCACCGCTTCGACCCGGACACCCCGCTGGAGGAAACCGCGAGCGCACTGGCCACGGCTGTGCAGCAGGGCAAAGCACTGTATATCGGGATTTCGTCGTATTCGGGTGCCAAAACCCGAGAAATCGCAGGCCTGCTGAAAGAGTGGAAAGTGCCGCTGCTGATTCATCAGCCGGCCTATAACCTGCTCAATCGCTGGGTGGAAAAAGACCTGTTGGACACCACTGAAGAACTAGGCTCGGGGGTTATCGCGTTCACCGCACTGGCCCAGGGACTGCTCTCGGACAAATACCTGAACGGCATTCCAAAAGACGCACGGGTCAACCGTCCCGGCGGCGGCTCGTTACAGGCGGGGCACTTATCGGAGCAGAACATCGAGCACGTGCGCGCGCTGAACGAGATCGCCAAGCGTCGTGGTCAGAGCCTAGCGCAGATGGCACTGGCCTGGACGCTGCGCGATCCGCGCGTCACCTCCGCGCTGATCGGTGCGAGCCGCCCGGAGCAGATCGTCGAGAACGTCGGCGCCCTCGACAATCTGGAATTCAGTCAGGAAGAACTGGCCGAGATCGACCGGTTCGCGGTGGAAGGCGGGATCAATCTGTGGGAGAAGCCGTCTTCAGCGGAGTGA
- a CDS encoding amidase — protein MNRFWQYALQWGIGQRFKRRQIKTPARLVDYSLVEMAALLRTGELTSQQITLAYLERIDQLNGPLETYNDNGGYNAFVRIDREQALAQSQDADAWINNPDDPRGIAPMLCGIPVGVKDSIGIVGLESKNGAPEFSTNFALRNATAVARLRAAGAVVLGHTICSRFSGSTVGDFGCNAWDVDKVPGGSSSGSAIAPIARLCVATLGEETGGSMIIPAAANGASAIKPSLGYVSTGGVMPLRIGWDVVGPMARSVQDAAHLLAAIQGPDPIGDPQTLYTPLPFPQMPTTPRPGETPLAGLTIGVPQTDWMSASDAPPGHTYDPDYGLAFERFKQQLRQLGARVLDFEGVNMADEANCLYYAGPVLWTIEHLDIRVTPAMATTYCQQYEANYWQAVEDFAAGRPDEDRETLLRYYGTAFTHPVIEQMPCSVRIEAEQRRRAQMALWQDALDEAGVDFMVVMPLGAHVGYRIGLGEPSGLQNQRRFYDLPNALGWPMVTFPIGHGTTGITRPLPVNAAFWGPRFSDACLVQAALDYQHHYPEYHQQAPDDPQLRTPALLAQPYWPITRENSTDPLVREGSLRP, from the coding sequence GTGAACCGATTCTGGCAATACGCCCTTCAATGGGGCATCGGCCAACGATTTAAACGTCGGCAAATCAAAACTCCAGCGCGCCTGGTCGACTATTCGCTCGTCGAAATGGCCGCATTGCTGCGTACCGGCGAACTGACGTCCCAACAAATCACCCTCGCCTATCTTGAGCGGATTGATCAGCTCAATGGTCCGTTGGAAACCTACAACGACAACGGCGGCTATAACGCCTTTGTGCGTATTGATCGCGAGCAGGCGCTCGCCCAATCACAAGACGCGGATGCATGGATCAACAATCCGGACGATCCGCGTGGCATCGCGCCGATGCTTTGCGGAATACCCGTTGGCGTCAAGGACTCCATAGGCATCGTCGGCCTTGAGAGCAAGAATGGTGCACCGGAATTCAGTACCAATTTCGCACTTCGCAATGCCACCGCCGTCGCCCGGTTGCGCGCTGCGGGGGCTGTCGTGCTGGGGCATACCATTTGCTCACGCTTCTCAGGCAGCACCGTCGGTGATTTCGGGTGTAACGCTTGGGATGTGGACAAAGTGCCCGGTGGCTCCAGCTCCGGATCCGCCATCGCTCCGATCGCTCGGCTGTGTGTCGCAACGCTGGGGGAGGAGACCGGCGGCTCCATGATCATTCCGGCCGCTGCCAACGGTGCCAGCGCCATCAAGCCGTCGCTGGGCTACGTATCGACCGGCGGCGTGATGCCGTTGCGGATAGGTTGGGATGTGGTCGGTCCGATGGCACGTTCAGTACAGGACGCGGCTCATCTCCTGGCCGCGATACAAGGCCCCGATCCGATTGGCGATCCGCAGACGCTGTATACGCCGCTGCCGTTTCCACAGATGCCGACTACACCACGTCCGGGAGAAACCCCACTGGCGGGACTTACGATAGGCGTGCCACAGACTGACTGGATGTCTGCCTCAGACGCTCCTCCGGGACACACTTACGACCCCGACTATGGACTGGCGTTTGAGCGCTTTAAACAGCAGTTGCGGCAGCTCGGCGCAAGAGTGCTCGACTTTGAGGGAGTGAACATGGCCGATGAGGCCAACTGCCTTTATTACGCAGGGCCCGTGCTGTGGACGATTGAACACCTCGATATACGTGTCACGCCAGCAATGGCGACTACCTACTGCCAGCAATACGAAGCAAATTACTGGCAAGCCGTCGAAGACTTTGCTGCCGGCCGACCCGACGAGGACCGGGAAACACTTTTGCGCTACTACGGCACGGCGTTCACCCACCCTGTCATAGAGCAGATGCCGTGCTCAGTGCGAATAGAAGCGGAGCAGCGACGTCGCGCACAGATGGCTTTATGGCAAGACGCTCTGGATGAAGCGGGCGTGGATTTCATGGTAGTCATGCCATTGGGCGCGCATGTAGGGTATCGAATCGGACTGGGCGAGCCCTCAGGATTGCAAAATCAACGACGCTTTTACGATCTGCCCAATGCACTGGGATGGCCGATGGTGACTTTTCCCATCGGCCATGGGACTACCGGCATCACCAGACCGTTGCCGGTAAACGCCGCGTTCTGGGGACCACGCTTCAGCGATGCATGTCTGGTTCAGGCGGCCTTGGACTATCAGCACCATTATCCCGAGTACCACCAACAGGCACCCGATGATCCTCAGCTGCGAACGCCTGCACTGCTTGCACAGCCTTACTGGCCAATCACCCGCGAAAACTCGACAGATCCACTGGTCAGAGAAGGCAGTCTGCGACCATGA
- the ntrC gene encoding nitrogen regulation protein NR(I): MSRSETVWIVDDDRSIRWVLEKALQQEGMTTQSFDSADGVMSRLARQQPDVIISDIRMPGASGLDLLARIREQHPRLPVIIMTAHSDLDSAVASYQGGAFEYLPKPFDVDEAVSLVKRANQHAQEQQGLAVPPALTRTPEIIGEAPAMQEVFRAIGRLSHSNITVLINGESGTGKELVAHALHRHSPRSVSPFIALNMAAIPKDLMESELFGHEKGAFTGAANLRRGRFEQADGGTLFLDEIGDMPADTQTRLLRVLADGEFYRVGGHVPVKVDVRIIAATHQNLETLVQAGKFREDLFHRLNVIRIHIPRMSDRREDIPTLARHFLSRAAQELAVEPKLLKAETEEYLKHLPWPGNVRQLENTCRWITVMASGREVHVSDLPPELLSLPQDAAPVTNWEQALRQWADQALARGQSSLLDSAVPTFERIMIETALKHTAGRRRDAAVLLGWGRNTLTRKIKELGMKIDGGDDDEGDES, translated from the coding sequence ATGAGCCGTAGTGAAACTGTCTGGATCGTCGATGACGACCGTTCCATCCGCTGGGTATTGGAGAAAGCCCTGCAACAAGAGGGCATGACCACGCAAAGTTTCGACAGCGCCGACGGCGTGATGAGCCGCCTGGCCCGCCAGCAACCGGATGTGATCATTTCCGACATCCGCATGCCCGGCGCCAGCGGCCTGGATTTGCTGGCACGTATTCGCGAACAGCATCCGCGCCTGCCGGTCATTATCATGACCGCGCACTCGGACCTCGACAGCGCCGTGGCGTCCTATCAGGGCGGGGCGTTCGAATACCTGCCCAAGCCGTTCGACGTTGACGAAGCCGTTTCGCTGGTCAAGCGCGCCAATCAGCACGCTCAGGAGCAGCAAGGCCTGGCCGTTCCGCCAGCGTTGACCCGCACGCCGGAAATCATCGGCGAAGCGCCGGCGATGCAGGAAGTGTTTCGCGCCATTGGTCGCTTGAGCCACTCCAACATCACCGTGCTGATCAACGGCGAGTCCGGGACCGGTAAAGAGCTGGTTGCCCACGCCCTGCACCGCCACAGCCCGCGTTCGGTGTCGCCATTCATTGCACTGAACATGGCCGCGATTCCGAAAGATCTGATGGAGTCCGAACTGTTCGGCCACGAAAAAGGCGCGTTCACTGGCGCGGCGAACCTGCGGCGCGGCCGTTTCGAACAAGCCGACGGCGGCACTCTGTTTCTCGATGAAATCGGCGACATGCCGGCCGACACCCAAACCCGACTGCTGCGCGTACTGGCCGACGGAGAGTTCTACCGGGTCGGCGGCCACGTGCCGGTCAAAGTCGATGTGCGCATCATCGCGGCGACGCACCAGAATCTGGAAACGCTGGTTCAGGCCGGCAAGTTCCGCGAGGATTTGTTCCACCGCCTGAACGTGATCCGCATCCACATCCCGCGCATGTCCGACCGGCGCGAAGACATCCCGACACTGGCGCGCCACTTCCTCAGCCGCGCTGCGCAGGAACTGGCAGTTGAGCCGAAGCTGCTGAAGGCGGAAACCGAGGAATACCTCAAGCATTTGCCGTGGCCGGGCAACGTCCGTCAGCTGGAAAACACCTGCCGCTGGATTACGGTGATGGCGTCGGGCCGCGAAGTGCATGTCAGCGATTTGCCGCCCGAACTGCTGAGCCTGCCCCAGGACGCCGCGCCAGTGACCAACTGGGAACAAGCGCTGCGCCAATGGGCCGATCAAGCACTGGCCCGTGGCCAATCCAGCCTGCTGGACAGTGCTGTACCGACGTTCGAACGCATCATGATCGAGACCGCGCTCAAGCACACCGCCGGCCGGCGTCGCGACGCCGCCGTGCTGCTGGGCTGGGGCCGGAACACCTTGACCCGCAAGATCAAGGAGCTGGGCATGAAGATCGATGGCGGGGATGACGACGAGGGGGATGAAAGCTGA
- the epsC gene encoding serine O-acetyltransferase EpsC, which translates to MSPESCAEGVTGHWQLQRIVGELRAARDDWRTSNGRISGEKGGRELPSREAMRDILDALCGALFPMRLGPVDLREESEDFYVGYTLDVALNSLLDQARLELRYAARQKGQDASCADVHAERLIQDFASALPTIRRILDTDVLAAYHGDPAARSVDEVLLCYPGILAVIHHRLAHHLYHNGLPLLARISAELAHSATGIDIHPGAQIGPSFFIDHGTGVVIGETAIIGERVRIYQAVTLGAKRFPSDEDGQLLKGHARHPIVEDDVVIYAGATILGRITIGKGSTIGGNVWLTRGVPAGSNVNQASLQHEDGCPK; encoded by the coding sequence CTGTCCCCGGAGTCCTGCGCCGAGGGCGTGACCGGCCACTGGCAATTGCAGCGGATTGTGGGCGAATTGCGCGCCGCGCGTGATGACTGGCGTACCAGCAACGGCCGAATCAGCGGCGAGAAGGGCGGCCGCGAGCTGCCTTCCCGTGAGGCCATGCGCGACATTCTCGATGCGTTGTGCGGCGCGCTGTTTCCGATGCGGCTGGGGCCGGTGGACCTGCGCGAAGAGAGCGAGGATTTCTACGTCGGCTACACCCTCGACGTGGCGTTGAACTCGCTGCTCGACCAGGCGCGGCTCGAATTGCGCTACGCCGCCCGGCAGAAAGGCCAGGATGCCAGCTGCGCGGATGTGCATGCGGAGCGGCTCATTCAGGATTTCGCCAGCGCGCTGCCGACCATTCGCCGCATCCTCGACACCGACGTGCTGGCGGCGTACCACGGTGACCCCGCCGCGCGCAGTGTCGATGAAGTGTTGCTGTGCTACCCGGGCATTCTGGCGGTGATTCACCATCGTCTGGCCCATCACCTGTATCACAATGGTTTGCCCCTGCTGGCGCGCATCAGCGCCGAACTTGCCCATTCCGCCACCGGCATCGATATCCATCCCGGTGCGCAGATCGGCCCGAGCTTCTTTATTGACCACGGGACCGGCGTGGTCATCGGCGAGACCGCCATCATCGGCGAGCGCGTGCGCATCTACCAAGCCGTTACGCTGGGTGCAAAACGTTTCCCGTCTGATGAAGACGGGCAATTGCTCAAAGGGCATGCGCGTCATCCGATCGTCGAAGACGACGTAGTGATCTATGCCGGCGCCACGATTCTGGGGCGCATCACCATCGGCAAGGGCTCGACCATCGGCGGCAATGTGTGGCTGACGCGCGGCGTCCCGGCGGGCAGCAACGTCAATCAGGCGAGCCTGCAGCACGAGGATGGTTGTCCGAAGTAG